The candidate division KSB1 bacterium DNA segment TATCTCATTTGAATCGATTGTGTTATTCTCGGATATTAAATTTAAAAGTTCTTTGACAAAGTTATATTCACCACCTTTTAAAGAACCACGCAATCTCGTATGCCAATGTTCGAAATGTTGTCGCTGCTTCAACATGCCATCCAGAGCCTGGTTCACAATAGCTTCAGTAACCTGGTTAAAGTTTTCATCCCGATGGAGATTTCGTAATTCATCCAGAATCAATTGAAAGTAGAATGGAATCAACCATTCAATCTGTTGAAGGATATAATCGGTAATCGACTTGGATAAATCAAAATCAACGTTTTCAATAAGAAGCGTGATGAGTTGTTGTGCTTCCTTTTTATTGAGGGGTGGAATTTCCAGCCGGGAGAGATCATTTATCGATCCGATCAAATTCATACTACTCACAACATTTTCCAAACCTATTGAACCGGTATAAATAAACTGCACACATGAACTGATCTCCTTATCCTGCCGCAATTCCCGGTTGCTCTGCAGAAAGTGTCTCCCTGAACTTTCCCCTTCATCAACTATGATGTTCTCTAAAGTCTGTGTAAATTCATCAAGCATAATAACCAATTTGTTGGTTTTCGAGTCGCTGGATTTCAATATTCTGGTAAGCATATTTAAATAGTCATGCTCTTCACTAACACCGAATTCCACCCCATCCGGGCCCACTTTTTTGATAGTCGGTTTATGTTTTTCCAAAAAAGTTAAGACCTTTTGTGATTTTCGCACATAATCTGTTCTCAATATTCTATTAACAATCTTTCTAAAAAATTCATTTTCACTATTGATGGATTCAGTATCGATTAAAAGCATGTTATAATGATCTTTAGGATTTTCCCTAAGATGGATTAACAACGAGGTTTTCCCCACTCTTCTCGGTGCGGCTATCAGGATATGGTTACTGGCTTCAATCATATCCCATGCCTTTTCGATTAATCGTGGTCTCTTAAAATAATTCTCGCCACCAACAGGATTTCCTGTTTGAATCTTCACGGTCATACTCCTTTGACAAAGTTTTTATTGTCATAACATTTGACAATGTATTTATTGTCAAGTTGGATTTCAAGTTTATTTTCTATCAATCTATAAAATTGTG contains these protein-coding regions:
- a CDS encoding ATP-binding protein → MKIQTGNPVGGENYFKRPRLIEKAWDMIEASNHILIAAPRRVGKTSLLIHLRENPKDHYNMLLIDTESINSENEFFRKIVNRILRTDYVRKSQKVLTFLEKHKPTIKKVGPDGVEFGVSEEHDYLNMLTRILKSSDSKTNKLVIMLDEFTQTLENIIVDEGESSGRHFLQSNRELRQDKEISSCVQFIYTGSIGLENVVSSMNLIGSINDLSRLEIPPLNKKEAQQLITLLIENVDFDLSKSITDYILQQIEWLIPFYFQLILDELRNLHRDENFNQVTEAIVNQALDGMLKQRQHFEHWHTRLRGSLKGGEYNFVKELLNLISENNTIDSNEI